The genomic stretch AacattactattatttatttcaattagaCGAGtgaaaatacatttaaaataattcaagtaataatattgaatcaaaattaaaagtcCGAACTCAGGGATGGGACCAAGAATCTAGTAATCAACCTCAGTATCTAAGATCTATTAAACGTCCAATCAATGAGACCAATTACGTGGGCCCAACTAGGCCCATATTTTACATGATGGGTTGAGCCCATTTATTCGGCAATAAATTGGCACACCCTTTAAAAATACACTAATAGActggattaaaataaaattattgcaagAACAATTGTATTAGCACATAAAATAACTGCATTTGAAGTTAAAATTAGCTGcacttggaaaaaaataaaattgttgccTCTAAAATTCAAACCCAAATCTGCATTCATCCATCTCCAAAAACTGAAAACATGCATTTTCATCTGCAGTATTTCTCCATACTTTGAACTTGGGAGGTTACCTCAAATCTTCATATGTTACATTATGTGCATGACTTGTATAAGAGCTTCCTTCTTGAGGAGCAACGggcaataaaattaaaaattctttCATGGAGATGCTAATCTTGAAACTATCCATCTCCATTCTCTTATAATACCTCCTAGTGGAGTGTAATAGATTCGCAGATCCTACCATTTAGGTCTCACCAGAGTCGATCACAGACGAAGATGGTGATGATACCGATTTCCCTTTGACATCAAATGAAGTCCCCACATCCTTCATTTTCTCCCCATTTGAAGTTCTTAGCCGCTGGAGCTGGTTTTGCAGAAACTGTACAAAgagttagagaaagagagatgctTCTGTTAGTGAGCCCTTAAGCTAGTCTGGAAGCAATTTTAAAAGCTTCAGATGTGTATAACAAAATTGTGATGCAACTAGAGCAGTCAAATGAAAGTACCTCAATCTGGTGCTCGATTAGCTTCCTTTGCAAATCAAGTTGAGACTCTGATGAACTCCCATCTCTAAATCCCGAGTTGAAATTTGGGAACTGATTTAAGGTTGTTTCGGAAAACTGTTCAGTCAGTTCACTAGCAGCACCCTCTCTACCATCTCTTGCCATTATTGAATGTTGAAATACTTGCGAAGGTGAGGCCAATCCAGGTGATCTGTATGTTTATATGCTGCCTTATTAGTATCTCCTCTCTCAgttgaaaaagaacaaaaaacgatgttttcaaaatttttaacaAGAACTATGCGAATAGAAAACTACATTAACACAGTGAAATAAGTTGCTAAGGAAAATAAGTGAATAGTGAATGGTAGCAAGGCCAATACCGCATTAGAGCATTTGGAGAAGGGTAAACAAAAGATTTTTCATATAAGGAGGACGCAGCGGCTGCTGCTTGGAGTCTAATCTGATGTTGACTGACATTATCATTTGCCACACCATCACCACTTGATCCTTGTGTAGAAGTACCAGCCGTACCAGTTCCTGTCCCAAAACAGTGTTAACTAAATGAACTATGGAACATGTATGTCAATAAGATTCTCAATGCATAGCAGAGAAGCCACAATATGAAGTTAAGTTCCACATTACAGAGTATCAACGCAGCACATCTTGGTACGGAAAAAACCTTACCAAAGACTGAAAAGTACAAGTGCTCCAAGGAAATTTAAGCTCAATAACACTAACATGCCTCTAGCAACAAGTGTTCGAGAATTGATATCACTGACAGAACACCATACCTTGCTGCAGGCTATTTATCATTGTTGAACTCATAGATGTCCCGTGCTCAGGTGGTATAACAAGAGCCCTGCATGTAGGGCATGTGTTTTGTCTTTCCAACCATGATCTGAGGCAGTTCACATGGAAAAGATGTCCACATACAAGTTTTTTGGCTGCAGTCATCTCCTCTCGACATATAATGCAGGTTGCGTCATTTCTGCGTGTGTACGAAATTGTAagaaattagaataagagttaCTGGCAGTgattaaaatatgaatattgaaAAACCCACATGCCAAAATCAACTTACACACTGAGTTCTTCAGGGCTTGCGTCAGGGAAACGATCATTCATATTCGAAGTGACCCTCCGGTAACGTATATAATCAGCCACACGGATTCTAAAGTTGCGGAATGTCTCGTACAGCTCGCGGATCAAGTGAAGAGGCACACCATAGTTCCTAAAGGACATAAAGGAACAATCACATTTAGACACTCAGTGAGGAGCCGAGATTCATGCACTTTATGTACATGGAATGAGAGCGGGTAGGAGTTATTCAACCAGTTCTGAAGAATCAGATGAGAAGGATTATTGTGTTTTAACCATCTTTTCATGAAAATTATACGTAGCAATACCCAAATCGGAGCAGAATGAAAGAATAATTAAGCCAAACAGGTTGCTTACAAAaagatgatgaggaagaaaCACATGCATAGAGTCAAGTGCAGCAAGTCTCGGATAAGCTCCAAGTAAAATGTGCAGACAGCCTTCTTTTCCCATTGTCCTTCCAAAAGCATGTCACTGACATGGAACACATACTTCACGAAGGTTGAGAGGGTTGTTGTAGCCAGTATTATGTATCTGAAAGGAAAAAACGTTTGCAGAACATTTGTAAATTCCCTATTTCAAACAACTTTTATAGATGGAAGTTCAGAAATATGATTAATAATAGAAACCATAAGAATCAAGACTTACTCAAATGAAAAGAACAGTGCGACTGAAGCTTGTCTGGTTTCTAATAAATGATCAACTGAGTCATACAGAAAGATGCCATCAATAAGGAGTAGGAACACCATGAAAGATACAATGCGAACATGAGATAGCTTTGGAACTGTTGGAGTTGTTTCTATGTATTCCACCCTCTTTTGGGCCAACCAATGCAATGATTTAATCAGAAGCAAGGCAGTAACCATTGCAAGAAATGTAACTGAAAAATCTTGTCTAAAAATAGTTATTGCAAACAATATTTCCATGACCTCCCGCCATGACTGCTCATTCAGCCTCTCGACCTCTGCTTCACGGAGCGAACCAAGGAAGATTTTCTTGGTCAATTGCCACAGGATGCACATAAAAACCAATCCCATATTCAGAAGAAGCACTAGACTGATCTTTGAGGTCGACAAGTAAACCATTGCAGGATAAAATTGGCCTCTACTATCAAAGGCATGGTAAATAATAGCCAATGCAGCTACCACACTGAACCCAGCATAAGTTTGCAGCTTCATCATTTCAGTTAGACTCTATTCATCAAAAATGCCAAATCAATAGCCAAAATCTGCCAGAAAGAAACGCAGGTTAGTTTGATTGATAGGAAGTTTCCACTGACCGTTTGTTAAGTTGCATATTAAGCAGATTCTCAAGCCTAAGTCTACAATGTCTTGAAAATGTAGAATCATATAATGTATTGTTTTGTCCTTTAAAATTCTCTCAATAACCACCAATAGGAAGAAAACAATTATCAGACATATACCATTCCTTAAGACAATAGTACTACCAAACCTCATTATTCCTGAAGCATGTTTCATTCCCACTTGTAATGCCAAGCATTTTCTACACAATATAATGAATATGCAACGCAATTTTAAAATGTTGGATGGAATCAATGTCAAAATGAAATCAATACAAGATTTCTTTAGGCGAATAATTCTAGAAATACGTAAAATGTTGGATAACTCCATAATATTTGTAGTTAGAATCATACCAAGTCAATAGGAGCCTAGTTTTTTTACCTTTACAGGTAAAAGTCTGCAATTCCAATTTCCTAACTGGAGTCAAGAAATGAGGGGAGAATCAATTAGCAAAAGCGATAAGAACATACAACGAAAATCGCATCAAACACTAAACGGCAAAACTCATTACCGACGAATTTACCAAAGTTGTACGGACAAATTCTTGGCAGAAACTAAAGTGAAAATATTGGGGGAGGAATTAGCATGGAGAACATGAAATCAAAAGGCACTCACTTTGAAGAAGAGATCCCAAAAAACTTGGCCGATTTACAGAAATTGATCTATTGTGTATTGCTAAAATTTACATGAAATTTAAAGCTGAACGATCATTTGACAGGTTTCGCGGGGTTGGGTGACAATTGAGGTGAGGTGTTACACGTGACGTGTCACTTATGTATTGGTTAAAAAATCAACCTGCCATGTCAGCAGATGCAGCTTCAAATCTTGGAGACTGGAACAAGAGGTGTTGGCCCAATGGGCCCTGCCTATTAACAACAATGGGTCCATTTACGTTAACTAAATGCTAAGTACATACTTTTATTCTTTTTAGAAATGCATACTTATAATGTTGGTTACAGTTCACAAATCAAATTTTTTAGATTAACAATCCAGAACTAATTGCTtgttaattcaaatttataatgTTGGTTAGGTCATATTAATCATCCATTATTGATGCAAGGTTGGATAAATATCATCTACTAAAATTTATCGAATTTTTCGTGTATctctttttaaattaaattaaatggatatTATAAAATTCCTATTTATTTTCGGGGGGACACGGTGATTgcttatttttattcaaatatatgGATAATGTTATGTTAAGTGAGAATATTTATGTATCCGACTTCCGACCTcattattgtttttaaatatatatcctTGTTTAAATGAAAAATACTTGATCATATCCAATATTATATCCCTAAAATTATCTAACaccaaatatattaataaatatattatatacattaaattatttctttacaaaaaaatacCACATATATTGGTGTGGCACAATATTAATAAGTTTGTCTATCGACCacattttgttttttatattaatcAAACATAAATAATGGTAGATCATGtatatattttattgaaaatatgTGGCTAAAATAAGACAATAATTGAACTATCTTTTGCCGGGGAGGAAGTTGCGGAGTAATTGCAAACAATATCAAATAAGAATAACATATATACTCGTAGTAGTAATATATACACGTGCTTAAGTAGTCGCATCAAACAATAGTAGTATAATCTAAGTCAGCATAGCATATGGTAATAACAtcaacctttttttttattattattataaaccGAGTTGAATATATATTCTCTAACTACTATGAATGATTGCACCTTGTAAGCTTTGTTTTATTAGTTTGTGTATGGCATGttgattattaaaattcaaCTCGGTTTATGATATAAAAAAGGTAGATTTTATTAGTACCTAAGACAAGCAGATTAGTTACTAATCATCTGTTTCTGAATTATGATTGCATAGATATATAGACGGATAATTTGTTAGATAAGATTAAATTAATCGGTGGAACAGCATATTCCTAATCTAAAATATAATGGATTGATTCGTGTCAATCCTTTTCAGTTTTCACCCTATAAATACACAACGTCTAATCAACTTTCTTCTCCACTCTAAAAAGCTTTGTTAGTTACTCCATTTGTCAGCACTCAGTTAATTTTTCTGGTTTAGAGAGATAAACACTAGGTTTCTAGAGAGAGATGGAGCTCGATTTGACACCGAAGGTTGCGAAGGAGATCTACGGCGGAGATGGCGGCGCGTACTACGCGTGGTCCCCTATCGAGCTGCCGATGCTCCGCGAAGGCAACATCGGCGCCGGAAAGCTCTCTCTTGTGAAGAACGGATTCGCTCTGCCTCGCTACTCCGATTCTGCTAAGGTTGCTTATGTTCTTCAAGGTATGTTTCGCGATCCTCTCTCTTTGATCGATGATGCGATTGACTTTTGTAAAGCGGATTTGTCTTCTACGCTTTTCAATTTTGGCTTTGATCACGCtgtatttaactatttatacgTTTTTGTATTTACTAGAGTAGAAATATTCTGAATTTTCACATTAATCGTAATGATTGTATATAAGTGTTGCTCAATTCTGTAGATATTGATATTGGAAACGATACGATGAATGTAGGAAGGTTGTTTGCGAGAATTTCATGCTATGTTTTATGACTATGTATAATGCTATAACTGCTGGAAAATCGTGTTGTGACTATTTGATTTCAAAATTTGTGTGAAGGTGGTGGAGTGTGGATAacgttttgaattttgatgatttatgattgtatgagttttttttttcagttcgTTTTCTGTTGTAAATGCTGATACAGTGATACGCACACAACAGAGGATAAATTCGTGTTAATTGCTTTGAAAATTCAATCGCATTTTGATGATAATTATTACAACTCTGTTGTTGTTGTGGCAATTATTTGATTGTTCAAAGGTAGTGGAGTTGCTGGCATCATTCTCCcagagaaagaagagaaggtACTCGCAATCAAGAAGGGAGACGCCATTGCCCTTCCATTTGGCGTGGTAACATGGTGGTACAACAAGGAGGACTCTGATCTAGTTGTCCTTTTCCTCGGAGACACCTCAAAGGCCCACAAATCCGGCTCCTTCACCGACTTTTTCCTCACCGGCACCAACGGAATCTTCACTGGATTCTCAACCGAGTTTGTGGGAAGGGCGTGGGACTTGGACGAGAGTGTTGTCAAAACCCTCGTCGGGAGCCAAAAGGGCAACGGCATTGTCAAGCTCGACCCGAGCCTGAAGATGCCAGAGCCCAAGAAGGAGCACTACAACGGCATGGTACTGAACTGCGAGGAAGCTCCACTTGACGTGGACATCAAGAATGGTGGGAAAGTGGTGGTCCTCAACACCAAGAACCTGCCTTTGGTGGGCGAGGTGGGGCTCGGTGCTGATCTCGTGAGGCTGGACGGTAAAGCCATGTGCTCCCCGGGCTTCTCCTGTGACTCTGCCCTGCAGGTGACCTACATTGTTAGGGGAAGTGGCCGAGTGCAGGTTGTTGGAGTCGACGGCAAGCGCGTCTTGGAAACGACCATCAAGGCCGGAGATCTCTTCATTGTTCCGAGGTTCTTTGTTGTCTCCAAAATTGCTAATGATGAGGGCATGGACTGGTTCTCCATTATCACAACTCCCAAGTGAGTAACATTGCCATTTTTATGGTATGTATATTTGAGTTTCTTGAATTGAATGTTTATGAATTTTTGTGTGTTTTGCAGTCCTATATTCACACATTTGGCCGGAAGGACTTCGGTGTGGAAGGCGCTGTCGCCGGAAGTGCTGCAGGCATCTTTCAACGTGCCACCACAAGTTGAGGAGAAGTTCACCTCCAAGAGGAAGGCTGAGGAGATTTTCTTCCCACCACCAAATTAATCAACGCTTCTTTCCTTTCTCTGTTTCTATGTTCTTTTTTTATGGATTTGAATCATTTTAGTTCTTTTTCCGTTCATTTTAGGATTTGATATATTCTGCATATTGGTTatattttgagttttttttttttgcaataaaGTGTTTTTTCCTAAGCTTTTCCTAACTGATTCAATTATTAAACATTCAAGTTCTTCGTCGGAACCGGACATGAGATCCCTCTCTTCCAATGCAAAATATGCTACTTGAATTTATCAAGCACATTTAAAAAGTCTTTATTTACAACTATCCCAATATGAGTacaagaattaaaaaatattgcTTCATCGAATTAAGTAggcaaaaattaaaaagagttCACTTTTGccaaaagaagaaataaaacttaATTGGGAAATATTAGAAGAGTTGACTTTGGCAGAAGAAGTAATACTAGCACTTAATTATGAGCACATAGACTTGGTTGAAGAGTAATTGTAACATATACATGAAGTTCATCGCACTATGTATGAGATAGTAGTTAACTAGAATACAGTAACATGGTTATCAATCGATTATGCTCTACAATTTGGTTCAAGCAATACATGAGTAATAACATGACGAGATACAGGGGGTTGGAGGGCAACTCAAGTTGAGCCACTCAATGAAAAATCTTAAAATACAGGACAATGAGGATTGCCAGTATAAGTGCAAAAATTATAGAGCCAACGATCCACTTATTCCTGCTCAGCCTTCTTGACATGGATGTCAATACCTTTTTACTTCTGTCAATCGCGCTGTCGACCTCGTAAAGCTGCAAATACCGACCAAGTCAGCGATAACTAAGTTTTTGCCCCAGAGATGATTGGCAAAGCATTAGATCAGCTTTGATGTACAGAGTAACAAAAGGAGGGTGACATGCCTTGTTGTGCGAATGTAAGAGTGTCTCACGTTGCAGTTGCAAATCTTCAAGGATAGATACCCCGATATCTTCTGTTTCCAGTGCAGTCCTCCGAGTCTCCCTTAATCGGTCTGTCGACTGGTCCAGCCTCTCAGTAGACAGTGCCAACCTACCCCTTTGATTTGCAGAAGCCTGTTTGATAGTCATTTAATGAAATCGATAGGACAAATGGCATGCATAACATCCAGACAGGATGACTTGGATATGAAGTGTTGGTGCCAGAAACAAAATATCGATGAgtacaacaaattttaaacacAAATATACCACTATCTTCTGATATTCCATACAGTCAAGAAGAAATGTAGATAAATTGGGATGAAAATATGAGCAGGCGAACATAATGTGGGCATACCTCGTGCATTCCAGCCATTCCAGGCTCTAACAACTCATCTTTTCCAGGCTGATTTGAATTAGGCATAGTCAATTTCTTCACTTCTCTTTTCAACTTATTCAAATCAGATTTATATTCCCTAAGCTTAGCAAGTAAAGTAGCTTTCGCACTTGGCTGCAAACTTCTTGCCTCAAGATCCATCTTCCGAATCTGGTAAATAGACCATATTAAAAGCATTCACTGAAGATTTTAG from Salvia splendens isolate huo1 chromosome 4, SspV2, whole genome shotgun sequence encodes the following:
- the LOC121801431 gene encoding glutelin type-B 2-like; its protein translation is MELDLTPKVAKEIYGGDGGAYYAWSPIELPMLREGNIGAGKLSLVKNGFALPRYSDSAKVAYVLQGSGVAGIILPEKEEKVLAIKKGDAIALPFGVVTWWYNKEDSDLVVLFLGDTSKAHKSGSFTDFFLTGTNGIFTGFSTEFVGRAWDLDESVVKTLVGSQKGNGIVKLDPSLKMPEPKKEHYNGMVLNCEEAPLDVDIKNGGKVVVLNTKNLPLVGEVGLGADLVRLDGKAMCSPGFSCDSALQVTYIVRGSGRVQVVGVDGKRVLETTIKAGDLFIVPRFFVVSKIANDEGMDWFSIITTPNPIFTHLAGRTSVWKALSPEVLQASFNVPPQVEEKFTSKRKAEEIFFPPPN
- the LOC121801543 gene encoding ERAD-associated E3 ubiquitin-protein ligase HRD1B-like encodes the protein MMKLQTYAGFSVVAALAIIYHAFDSRGQFYPAMVYLSTSKISLVLLLNMGLVFMCILWQLTKKIFLGSLREAEVERLNEQSWREVMEILFAITIFRQDFSVTFLAMVTALLLIKSLHWLAQKRVEYIETTPTVPKLSHVRIVSFMVFLLLIDGIFLYDSVDHLLETRQASVALFFSFEYIILATTTLSTFVKYVFHVSDMLLEGQWEKKAVCTFYLELIRDLLHLTLCMCFFLIIFLNYGVPLHLIRELYETFRNFRIRVADYIRYRRVTSNMNDRFPDASPEELSVNDATCIICREEMTAAKKLVCGHLFHVNCLRSWLERQNTCPTCRALVIPPEHGTSMSSTMINSLQQGTGTAGTSTQGSSGDGVANDNVSQHQIRLQAAAAASSLYEKSFVYPSPNALMRSPGLASPSQVFQHSIMARDGREGAASELTEQFSETTLNQFPNFNSGFRDGSSSESQLDLQRKLIEHQIEFLQNQLQRLRTSNGEKMKDVGTSFDVKGKSVSSPSSSVIDSGET
- the LOC121801454 gene encoding vesicle transport v-SNARE 12-like, yielding MSQVYEGYERQYCELSANLSRKCNSAAALLDGEKKKQEISELQAGLEDADVLIRKMDLEARSLQPSAKATLLAKLREYKSDLNKLKREVKKLTMPNSNQPGKDELLEPGMAGMHEASANQRGRLALSTERLDQSTDRLRETRRTALETEDIGVSILEDLQLQRETLLHSHNKLYEVDSAIDRSKKVLTSMSRRLSRNKWIVGSIIFALILAILIVLYFKIFH